A genomic stretch from Coffea arabica cultivar ET-39 chromosome 10c, Coffea Arabica ET-39 HiFi, whole genome shotgun sequence includes:
- the LOC113715220 gene encoding uncharacterized protein isoform X3 — MSTQYPVLYDRPINKWKVAELKEELKRRNLMTKGLKDDLVRRLDEAIRNERASFGTETYKDFEPSNNEPNIPILQPHSGQISGFAENKYVNEVKVDNFVSGIPIVDETSEVDQAKATGGSISVPAYVESDVLCNAVDTSNNKDELVSTPIGFSECPERVIGNSGPAKGNEILTSARKDDLDNEGILEASGKSSGILNEVVDTHTASISTNTKNESAESGNEELEVVPIAGSTIAPISTSTKNESAEAGNEDLEVVPIADSEQNSHNFGLKLENDSLKPSQMDAESLVSYSSNQVHEISPNLGFQVQCESIKTDSLSNYEKNEIKENLNANNIQLEPEVVRQEMVQPSSSKDPSGGSFYSLDDQVPDVKPGSVVEADDDKCSVKNIEKIDNSGEGSAMDHILENRTKDELADDNKFTEEPSSEKKDLDDVFGANLPTQNMESSYEEKFEIAASAEQRESQDGEPLEKINLDQSSADDSMEDDSLEARQADSDSDPKKVGDKTKPNEETVAKSAGDIEAPQADIPSHTLKSSHANSDQMAESAEKRKFEAVEAAPDNKEPRKRQRRWNNESVKIPQAQIPDTSLSATSKTVVQSATTPFVDGSNSATGRDATNEHIVPPSAKTPTNSLRIDHFVRPFTLKAVQELLSKTGTICNFWMDHIKTHCYVTYASTEEAMETRNAVYNLQWPPYGGRLLIAEFVDPEEVKLRVEAPSQSAAPVNSTSVMPSQPPSKQLAPTPVNQQDVRQQPHRSEQQTTSDPPTTREHLARPRSPVAATVDPPIVTLDDLFRKTKTTPRIYYLPLTDEQVAVKLSRRRK; from the exons ATGTCGACACAATATCCGGTTCTGTATGATCGACCAATCAATAAGTGGAAGGTGGCTGAACTGAAGGAAGAGCTTAAGAGACGTAACTTGATGACAAAAGGCTTGAAGGATGACCTGGTAAGACGATTGGATGAAGCAATTCGGAATGAAAGGGCAAGTTTTGGGACAGAAACGTACAAGGATTTTGAACCCAGCAATAATGAGCCTAATATTCCAATACTGCAACCTCATTCTGGGCAAATTTCTGGGTTTGCTGAGAataaatatgtgaatgaagttaAAGTAGACAACTTTGTCAGTGGGATTCCGATTGTTGACGAAACTAGTGAAGTAGATCAAGCAAAAGCTACTGGTGGTTCTATTTCTGTTCCAGCATATGTGGAATCAGACGTTTTGTGTAATGCTGTTGATACCAGTAACAATAAAGATGAGCTAGTGTCAACACCAATCGGTTTCAGTGAATGTCCTGAAAGAGTAATTGGAAACAGCGGACCTGCCAAGGGAAATGAGATTTTGACATCTGCACGTAAGGATGATCTGGACAATGAAGGAATCTTAGAGGCATCTGGCAAAAGCAGCGGTATTTTGAATGAAGTTGTTGATACCCACACTGCATCTATTAGTACAAATACAAAAAATGAGTCTGCAGAGTCAGGCAATGAGGAGCTTGAGGTAGTACCAATTGCAGGTAGTACCATTGCACCTattagtacaagtacaaaaaatgAATCTGCAGAGGCAGGCAACGAGGATCTTGAGGTAGTACCAATTGCAGATAGTGAACAAAACTCACATAACTTTGGTCTTAAGTTGGAGAATGATTCTTTAAAGCCTTCGCAGATGGATGCCGAGTCTCTTGTCTCCTACTCAAGCAACCAGGTACATGAGATTAGCccaaatttagggtttcaagtACAGTGTGAGTCAATTAAAACTGATAGTTTATCTAattatgaaaaaaatgaaataaaggaaaacTTAAATGCTAATAATATTCAATTAGAACCAGAAGTTGTTAGGCAAGAGATGGTACAGCCATCATCCAGCAAAGACCCTTCAGGTGGCAGCTTTTATTCACTGGATGATCAAGTGCCAGATGTGAAACCAGGTTCTGTTGTTGAAGCTGATGATGATAAATGTAGTGTGAAAAATATTGAGAAAATTGATAATTCAGGTGAGGGTTCTGCAATGGACCATATCCTGGAGAATAGGACCAAAGATGAACTAGCAGATGATAATAAGTTCACTGAAGAGCCCTCTAGTGAAAAAAAAGATTTGGATGATGTTTTCGGGGCTAATTTGCCTACACAGAATATGGAATCATCTTATGAGGAGAAATTTGAGATTGCTGCTTCTGCTGAGCAAAGAGAGTCGCAAG ATGGAGAACCACTTGAAAAGATAAATCTAGATCAGTCTTCAGCTGATGATTCCATGGAAGATGATAGCTTGGAGGCAAGACAAGCCGACTCTGATTCTGATCCTAAGAAAGTAGGTGACAAGACCAAGCCAAATGAAGAAACTGTTGCAAAATCTGCTGGTGACATTGAAGCTCCACAAGCTGATATTCCTTCTCATACCCTGAAGTCATCACATGCAAATAGTGATCAAATGGCTGAATCGgctgagaaaagaaaatttgaag CAGTTGAAGCTGCACCAGATAATAAGGAACCTCGGAAGAGGCAGAGGAGATGGAATAATGAAAGTGTGAAAATTCCTCAAGCACAAATCCCAGATACTTCACTTTCTGCAACATCAAAGACTGTGGTTCAGAGTGCAACAACTCCTTTTGTTGATGGATCTAACTCTGCAACTGGTAGAGATGCCACCAATGAACATATTG TGCCTCCATCGGCGAAAACACCTACTAACTCCCTCCGCATTGATCACTTTGTTCGCCCTTTTACTCTGAAAGCTGTGCAAGAGCTCCTCTCCAAAACGGGTACaatttgcaatttttggatGGATCATATCAAGACCCATTGCTATGTGACG TATGCTTCTACTGAGGAAGCCATGGAGACGCGGAATGCTGTTTACAATCTTCAATGGCCTCCATATGGGGGACGACTTCTGATTGCAGAGTTTGTTGATCCTGAGGAAGTAAAATTGCGGGTAGAGGCTCCTTCACAATCTGCAGCACCTGTAAACTCGACTTCAGTGATGCCATCGCAACCTCCCTCTAAGCAATTGGCTCCAACACCTGTAAACCAACAGGATGTAAGGCAGCAACCCCATCGCTCAGAGCAACAGACCACTTCTGATCCACCCACAACAAGGGAACACTTGGCTCGGCCTCGTTCTCCGGTTGCTGCGACAGTTGATCCACCAATAGTCACTTTGGATGACCTATTCAGGAAGACCAAAACCACTCCACGCATCTATTATTTACCATTAACTGATGAACAAGTTGCCGTAAAACTCAGCAGACGCAGAAAGTGA
- the LOC113715220 gene encoding uncharacterized protein isoform X4, which yields MSTQYPVLYDRPINKWKVAELKEELKRRNLMTKGLKDDLVRRLDEAIRNERASFGTETYKDFEPSNNEPNIPILQPHSGQISGFAENKYVNEVKVDNFVSGIPIVDETSEVDQAKATGGSISVPAYVESDVLCNAVDTSNNKDELVSTPIGFSECPERVIGNSGPAKGNEILTSARKDDLDNEGILEASGKSSGILNEVVDTHTASISTNTKNESAESGNEELEVVPIAGSTIAPISTSTKNESAEAGNEDLEMDAESLVSYSSNQVHEISPNLGFQVQCESIKTDSLSNYEKNEIKENLNANNIQLEPEVVRQEMVQPSSSKDPSGGSFYSLDDQVPDVKPGSVVEADDDKCSVKNIEKIDNSGEGSAMDHILENRTKDELADDNKFTEEPSSEKKDLDDVFGANLPTQNMESSYEEKFEIAASAEQRESQDDQSSDAKFIEMTDMTDGEPLEKINLDQSSADDSMEDDSLEARQADSDSDPKKVGDKTKPNEETVAKSAGDIEAPQADIPSHTLKSSHANSDQMAESAEKRKFEAVEAAPDNKEPRKRQRRWNNESVKIPQAQIPDTSLSATSKTVVQSATTPFVDGSNSATGRDATNEHIVPPSAKTPTNSLRIDHFVRPFTLKAVQELLSKTGTICNFWMDHIKTHCYVTYASTEEAMETRNAVYNLQWPPYGGRLLIAEFVDPEEVKLRVEAPSQSAAPVNSTSVMPSQPPSKQLAPTPVNQQDVRQQPHRSEQQTTSDPPTTREHLARPRSPVAATVDPPIVTLDDLFRKTKTTPRIYYLPLTDEQVAVKLSRRRK from the exons ATGTCGACACAATATCCGGTTCTGTATGATCGACCAATCAATAAGTGGAAGGTGGCTGAACTGAAGGAAGAGCTTAAGAGACGTAACTTGATGACAAAAGGCTTGAAGGATGACCTGGTAAGACGATTGGATGAAGCAATTCGGAATGAAAGGGCAAGTTTTGGGACAGAAACGTACAAGGATTTTGAACCCAGCAATAATGAGCCTAATATTCCAATACTGCAACCTCATTCTGGGCAAATTTCTGGGTTTGCTGAGAataaatatgtgaatgaagttaAAGTAGACAACTTTGTCAGTGGGATTCCGATTGTTGACGAAACTAGTGAAGTAGATCAAGCAAAAGCTACTGGTGGTTCTATTTCTGTTCCAGCATATGTGGAATCAGACGTTTTGTGTAATGCTGTTGATACCAGTAACAATAAAGATGAGCTAGTGTCAACACCAATCGGTTTCAGTGAATGTCCTGAAAGAGTAATTGGAAACAGCGGACCTGCCAAGGGAAATGAGATTTTGACATCTGCACGTAAGGATGATCTGGACAATGAAGGAATCTTAGAGGCATCTGGCAAAAGCAGCGGTATTTTGAATGAAGTTGTTGATACCCACACTGCATCTATTAGTACAAATACAAAAAATGAGTCTGCAGAGTCAGGCAATGAGGAGCTTGAGGTAGTACCAATTGCAGGTAGTACCATTGCACCTattagtacaagtacaaaaaatgAATCTGCAGAGGCAGGCAACGAGGATCTTGAG ATGGATGCCGAGTCTCTTGTCTCCTACTCAAGCAACCAGGTACATGAGATTAGCccaaatttagggtttcaagtACAGTGTGAGTCAATTAAAACTGATAGTTTATCTAattatgaaaaaaatgaaataaaggaaaacTTAAATGCTAATAATATTCAATTAGAACCAGAAGTTGTTAGGCAAGAGATGGTACAGCCATCATCCAGCAAAGACCCTTCAGGTGGCAGCTTTTATTCACTGGATGATCAAGTGCCAGATGTGAAACCAGGTTCTGTTGTTGAAGCTGATGATGATAAATGTAGTGTGAAAAATATTGAGAAAATTGATAATTCAGGTGAGGGTTCTGCAATGGACCATATCCTGGAGAATAGGACCAAAGATGAACTAGCAGATGATAATAAGTTCACTGAAGAGCCCTCTAGTGAAAAAAAAGATTTGGATGATGTTTTCGGGGCTAATTTGCCTACACAGAATATGGAATCATCTTATGAGGAGAAATTTGAGATTGCTGCTTCTGCTGAGCAAAGAGAGTCGCAAG ATGACCAATCCTCAGATGCAAAATTTATTGAGATGACTGACATGACAGATGGAGAACCACTTGAAAAGATAAATCTAGATCAGTCTTCAGCTGATGATTCCATGGAAGATGATAGCTTGGAGGCAAGACAAGCCGACTCTGATTCTGATCCTAAGAAAGTAGGTGACAAGACCAAGCCAAATGAAGAAACTGTTGCAAAATCTGCTGGTGACATTGAAGCTCCACAAGCTGATATTCCTTCTCATACCCTGAAGTCATCACATGCAAATAGTGATCAAATGGCTGAATCGgctgagaaaagaaaatttgaag CAGTTGAAGCTGCACCAGATAATAAGGAACCTCGGAAGAGGCAGAGGAGATGGAATAATGAAAGTGTGAAAATTCCTCAAGCACAAATCCCAGATACTTCACTTTCTGCAACATCAAAGACTGTGGTTCAGAGTGCAACAACTCCTTTTGTTGATGGATCTAACTCTGCAACTGGTAGAGATGCCACCAATGAACATATTG TGCCTCCATCGGCGAAAACACCTACTAACTCCCTCCGCATTGATCACTTTGTTCGCCCTTTTACTCTGAAAGCTGTGCAAGAGCTCCTCTCCAAAACGGGTACaatttgcaatttttggatGGATCATATCAAGACCCATTGCTATGTGACG TATGCTTCTACTGAGGAAGCCATGGAGACGCGGAATGCTGTTTACAATCTTCAATGGCCTCCATATGGGGGACGACTTCTGATTGCAGAGTTTGTTGATCCTGAGGAAGTAAAATTGCGGGTAGAGGCTCCTTCACAATCTGCAGCACCTGTAAACTCGACTTCAGTGATGCCATCGCAACCTCCCTCTAAGCAATTGGCTCCAACACCTGTAAACCAACAGGATGTAAGGCAGCAACCCCATCGCTCAGAGCAACAGACCACTTCTGATCCACCCACAACAAGGGAACACTTGGCTCGGCCTCGTTCTCCGGTTGCTGCGACAGTTGATCCACCAATAGTCACTTTGGATGACCTATTCAGGAAGACCAAAACCACTCCACGCATCTATTATTTACCATTAACTGATGAACAAGTTGCCGTAAAACTCAGCAGACGCAGAAAGTGA
- the LOC113715220 gene encoding uncharacterized protein isoform X1 — MSTQYPVLYDRPINKWKVAELKEELKRRNLMTKGLKDDLVRRLDEAIRNERASFGTETYKDFEPSNNEPNIPILQPHSGQISGFAENKYVNEVKVDNFVSGIPIVDETSEVDQAKATGGSISVPAYVESDVLCNAVDTSNNKDELVSTPIGFSECPERVIGNSGPAKGNEILTSARKDDLDNEGILEASGKSSGILNEVVDTHTASISTNTKNESAESGNEELEVVPIAGSTIAPISTSTKNESAEAGNEDLEVVPIADSEQNSHNFGLKLENDSLKPSQMDAESLVSYSSNQVHEISPNLGFQVQCESIKTDSLSNYEKNEIKENLNANNIQLEPEVVRQEMVQPSSSKDPSGGSFYSLDDQVPDVKPGSVVEADDDKCSVKNIEKIDNSGEGSAMDHILENRTKDELADDNKFTEEPSSEKKDLDDVFGANLPTQNMESSYEEKFEIAASAEQRESQDDQSSDAKFIEMTDMTDGEPLEKINLDQSSADDSMEDDSLEARQADSDSDPKKVGDKTKPNEETVAKSAGDIEAPQADIPSHTLKSSHANSDQMAESAEKRKFEAVEAAPDNKEPRKRQRRWNNESVKIPQAQIPDTSLSATSKTVVQSATTPFVDGSNSATGRDATNEHIVPPSAKTPTNSLRIDHFVRPFTLKAVQELLSKTGTICNFWMDHIKTHCYVTYASTEEAMETRNAVYNLQWPPYGGRLLIAEFVDPEEVKLRVEAPSQSAAPVNSTSVMPSQPPSKQLAPTPVNQQDVRQQPHRSEQQTTSDPPTTREHLARPRSPVAATVDPPIVTLDDLFRKTKTTPRIYYLPLTDEQVAVKLSRRRK, encoded by the exons ATGTCGACACAATATCCGGTTCTGTATGATCGACCAATCAATAAGTGGAAGGTGGCTGAACTGAAGGAAGAGCTTAAGAGACGTAACTTGATGACAAAAGGCTTGAAGGATGACCTGGTAAGACGATTGGATGAAGCAATTCGGAATGAAAGGGCAAGTTTTGGGACAGAAACGTACAAGGATTTTGAACCCAGCAATAATGAGCCTAATATTCCAATACTGCAACCTCATTCTGGGCAAATTTCTGGGTTTGCTGAGAataaatatgtgaatgaagttaAAGTAGACAACTTTGTCAGTGGGATTCCGATTGTTGACGAAACTAGTGAAGTAGATCAAGCAAAAGCTACTGGTGGTTCTATTTCTGTTCCAGCATATGTGGAATCAGACGTTTTGTGTAATGCTGTTGATACCAGTAACAATAAAGATGAGCTAGTGTCAACACCAATCGGTTTCAGTGAATGTCCTGAAAGAGTAATTGGAAACAGCGGACCTGCCAAGGGAAATGAGATTTTGACATCTGCACGTAAGGATGATCTGGACAATGAAGGAATCTTAGAGGCATCTGGCAAAAGCAGCGGTATTTTGAATGAAGTTGTTGATACCCACACTGCATCTATTAGTACAAATACAAAAAATGAGTCTGCAGAGTCAGGCAATGAGGAGCTTGAGGTAGTACCAATTGCAGGTAGTACCATTGCACCTattagtacaagtacaaaaaatgAATCTGCAGAGGCAGGCAACGAGGATCTTGAGGTAGTACCAATTGCAGATAGTGAACAAAACTCACATAACTTTGGTCTTAAGTTGGAGAATGATTCTTTAAAGCCTTCGCAGATGGATGCCGAGTCTCTTGTCTCCTACTCAAGCAACCAGGTACATGAGATTAGCccaaatttagggtttcaagtACAGTGTGAGTCAATTAAAACTGATAGTTTATCTAattatgaaaaaaatgaaataaaggaaaacTTAAATGCTAATAATATTCAATTAGAACCAGAAGTTGTTAGGCAAGAGATGGTACAGCCATCATCCAGCAAAGACCCTTCAGGTGGCAGCTTTTATTCACTGGATGATCAAGTGCCAGATGTGAAACCAGGTTCTGTTGTTGAAGCTGATGATGATAAATGTAGTGTGAAAAATATTGAGAAAATTGATAATTCAGGTGAGGGTTCTGCAATGGACCATATCCTGGAGAATAGGACCAAAGATGAACTAGCAGATGATAATAAGTTCACTGAAGAGCCCTCTAGTGAAAAAAAAGATTTGGATGATGTTTTCGGGGCTAATTTGCCTACACAGAATATGGAATCATCTTATGAGGAGAAATTTGAGATTGCTGCTTCTGCTGAGCAAAGAGAGTCGCAAG ATGACCAATCCTCAGATGCAAAATTTATTGAGATGACTGACATGACAGATGGAGAACCACTTGAAAAGATAAATCTAGATCAGTCTTCAGCTGATGATTCCATGGAAGATGATAGCTTGGAGGCAAGACAAGCCGACTCTGATTCTGATCCTAAGAAAGTAGGTGACAAGACCAAGCCAAATGAAGAAACTGTTGCAAAATCTGCTGGTGACATTGAAGCTCCACAAGCTGATATTCCTTCTCATACCCTGAAGTCATCACATGCAAATAGTGATCAAATGGCTGAATCGgctgagaaaagaaaatttgaag CAGTTGAAGCTGCACCAGATAATAAGGAACCTCGGAAGAGGCAGAGGAGATGGAATAATGAAAGTGTGAAAATTCCTCAAGCACAAATCCCAGATACTTCACTTTCTGCAACATCAAAGACTGTGGTTCAGAGTGCAACAACTCCTTTTGTTGATGGATCTAACTCTGCAACTGGTAGAGATGCCACCAATGAACATATTG TGCCTCCATCGGCGAAAACACCTACTAACTCCCTCCGCATTGATCACTTTGTTCGCCCTTTTACTCTGAAAGCTGTGCAAGAGCTCCTCTCCAAAACGGGTACaatttgcaatttttggatGGATCATATCAAGACCCATTGCTATGTGACG TATGCTTCTACTGAGGAAGCCATGGAGACGCGGAATGCTGTTTACAATCTTCAATGGCCTCCATATGGGGGACGACTTCTGATTGCAGAGTTTGTTGATCCTGAGGAAGTAAAATTGCGGGTAGAGGCTCCTTCACAATCTGCAGCACCTGTAAACTCGACTTCAGTGATGCCATCGCAACCTCCCTCTAAGCAATTGGCTCCAACACCTGTAAACCAACAGGATGTAAGGCAGCAACCCCATCGCTCAGAGCAACAGACCACTTCTGATCCACCCACAACAAGGGAACACTTGGCTCGGCCTCGTTCTCCGGTTGCTGCGACAGTTGATCCACCAATAGTCACTTTGGATGACCTATTCAGGAAGACCAAAACCACTCCACGCATCTATTATTTACCATTAACTGATGAACAAGTTGCCGTAAAACTCAGCAGACGCAGAAAGTGA
- the LOC113715220 gene encoding uncharacterized protein isoform X2, whose translation MSTQYPVLYDRPINKWKVAELKEELKRRNLMTKGLKDDLVRRLDEAIRNERASFGTETYKDFEPSNNEPNIPILQPHSGQISGFAENKYVNEVKVDNFVSGIPIVDETSEVDQAKATGGSISVPAYVESDVLCNAVDTSNNKDELVSTPIGFSECPERVIGNSGPAKGNEILTSARKDDLDNEGILEASGKSSGILNEVVDTHTASISTNTKNESAESGNEELEVVPIAGSTIAPISTSTKNESAEAGNEDLEVVPIADSEQNSHNFGLKLENDSLKPSQMDAESLVSYSSNQVHEISPNLGFQVQCESIKTDSLSNYEKNEIKENLNANNIQLEPEVVRQEMVQPSSSKDPSGGSFYSLDDQVPDVKPGSVVEADDDKCSVKNIEKIDNSGEGSAMDHILENRTKDELADDNKFTEEPSSEKKDLDDVFGANLPTQNMESSYEEKFEIAASAEQRESQDDQSSDAKFIEMTDMTDGEPLEKINLDQSSADDSMEDDSLEARQADSDSDPKKVGDKTKPNEETVAKSAGDIEAPQADIPSHTLKSSHANSDQMAESAEKRKFEVEAAPDNKEPRKRQRRWNNESVKIPQAQIPDTSLSATSKTVVQSATTPFVDGSNSATGRDATNEHIVPPSAKTPTNSLRIDHFVRPFTLKAVQELLSKTGTICNFWMDHIKTHCYVTYASTEEAMETRNAVYNLQWPPYGGRLLIAEFVDPEEVKLRVEAPSQSAAPVNSTSVMPSQPPSKQLAPTPVNQQDVRQQPHRSEQQTTSDPPTTREHLARPRSPVAATVDPPIVTLDDLFRKTKTTPRIYYLPLTDEQVAVKLSRRRK comes from the exons ATGTCGACACAATATCCGGTTCTGTATGATCGACCAATCAATAAGTGGAAGGTGGCTGAACTGAAGGAAGAGCTTAAGAGACGTAACTTGATGACAAAAGGCTTGAAGGATGACCTGGTAAGACGATTGGATGAAGCAATTCGGAATGAAAGGGCAAGTTTTGGGACAGAAACGTACAAGGATTTTGAACCCAGCAATAATGAGCCTAATATTCCAATACTGCAACCTCATTCTGGGCAAATTTCTGGGTTTGCTGAGAataaatatgtgaatgaagttaAAGTAGACAACTTTGTCAGTGGGATTCCGATTGTTGACGAAACTAGTGAAGTAGATCAAGCAAAAGCTACTGGTGGTTCTATTTCTGTTCCAGCATATGTGGAATCAGACGTTTTGTGTAATGCTGTTGATACCAGTAACAATAAAGATGAGCTAGTGTCAACACCAATCGGTTTCAGTGAATGTCCTGAAAGAGTAATTGGAAACAGCGGACCTGCCAAGGGAAATGAGATTTTGACATCTGCACGTAAGGATGATCTGGACAATGAAGGAATCTTAGAGGCATCTGGCAAAAGCAGCGGTATTTTGAATGAAGTTGTTGATACCCACACTGCATCTATTAGTACAAATACAAAAAATGAGTCTGCAGAGTCAGGCAATGAGGAGCTTGAGGTAGTACCAATTGCAGGTAGTACCATTGCACCTattagtacaagtacaaaaaatgAATCTGCAGAGGCAGGCAACGAGGATCTTGAGGTAGTACCAATTGCAGATAGTGAACAAAACTCACATAACTTTGGTCTTAAGTTGGAGAATGATTCTTTAAAGCCTTCGCAGATGGATGCCGAGTCTCTTGTCTCCTACTCAAGCAACCAGGTACATGAGATTAGCccaaatttagggtttcaagtACAGTGTGAGTCAATTAAAACTGATAGTTTATCTAattatgaaaaaaatgaaataaaggaaaacTTAAATGCTAATAATATTCAATTAGAACCAGAAGTTGTTAGGCAAGAGATGGTACAGCCATCATCCAGCAAAGACCCTTCAGGTGGCAGCTTTTATTCACTGGATGATCAAGTGCCAGATGTGAAACCAGGTTCTGTTGTTGAAGCTGATGATGATAAATGTAGTGTGAAAAATATTGAGAAAATTGATAATTCAGGTGAGGGTTCTGCAATGGACCATATCCTGGAGAATAGGACCAAAGATGAACTAGCAGATGATAATAAGTTCACTGAAGAGCCCTCTAGTGAAAAAAAAGATTTGGATGATGTTTTCGGGGCTAATTTGCCTACACAGAATATGGAATCATCTTATGAGGAGAAATTTGAGATTGCTGCTTCTGCTGAGCAAAGAGAGTCGCAAG ATGACCAATCCTCAGATGCAAAATTTATTGAGATGACTGACATGACAGATGGAGAACCACTTGAAAAGATAAATCTAGATCAGTCTTCAGCTGATGATTCCATGGAAGATGATAGCTTGGAGGCAAGACAAGCCGACTCTGATTCTGATCCTAAGAAAGTAGGTGACAAGACCAAGCCAAATGAAGAAACTGTTGCAAAATCTGCTGGTGACATTGAAGCTCCACAAGCTGATATTCCTTCTCATACCCTGAAGTCATCACATGCAAATAGTGATCAAATGGCTGAATCGgctgagaaaagaaaatttgaag TTGAAGCTGCACCAGATAATAAGGAACCTCGGAAGAGGCAGAGGAGATGGAATAATGAAAGTGTGAAAATTCCTCAAGCACAAATCCCAGATACTTCACTTTCTGCAACATCAAAGACTGTGGTTCAGAGTGCAACAACTCCTTTTGTTGATGGATCTAACTCTGCAACTGGTAGAGATGCCACCAATGAACATATTG TGCCTCCATCGGCGAAAACACCTACTAACTCCCTCCGCATTGATCACTTTGTTCGCCCTTTTACTCTGAAAGCTGTGCAAGAGCTCCTCTCCAAAACGGGTACaatttgcaatttttggatGGATCATATCAAGACCCATTGCTATGTGACG TATGCTTCTACTGAGGAAGCCATGGAGACGCGGAATGCTGTTTACAATCTTCAATGGCCTCCATATGGGGGACGACTTCTGATTGCAGAGTTTGTTGATCCTGAGGAAGTAAAATTGCGGGTAGAGGCTCCTTCACAATCTGCAGCACCTGTAAACTCGACTTCAGTGATGCCATCGCAACCTCCCTCTAAGCAATTGGCTCCAACACCTGTAAACCAACAGGATGTAAGGCAGCAACCCCATCGCTCAGAGCAACAGACCACTTCTGATCCACCCACAACAAGGGAACACTTGGCTCGGCCTCGTTCTCCGGTTGCTGCGACAGTTGATCCACCAATAGTCACTTTGGATGACCTATTCAGGAAGACCAAAACCACTCCACGCATCTATTATTTACCATTAACTGATGAACAAGTTGCCGTAAAACTCAGCAGACGCAGAAAGTGA